One Turneriella parva DSM 21527 genomic region harbors:
- the glyA gene encoding serine hydroxymethyltransferase, producing the protein MSYPLISSQDPELSAALKAEDDRQESHLELIASENFVSKTVLEAYTSTLTNKYAEGYPGKRYYGGCGPSDMVETLAIERIKKVFGAKYANVQPHSGASANLAAFYAVLQPGDTFLGMDLAHGGHLTHGSAVNFSGLYYKPVAYGVDEKTHLIDYDRVEKLAHEHRPRMIIVGASAYPRIIDFARFRNIADQVGAKVMVDMAHIAGLVAAKLHPSPIEHADIVTSTTHKTLRGPRGGIILTNSEDIIKTINSRVFPGVQGGPLMHVIAAKAAAFGEALQPEFVTYQKRILQNAKALATRLVERGFTLVSGGTDNHLMIVNTFDTKGITGKDAQAMLEAANITTNKNMLPYDKNKPAVSSGIRLGSPALTTRGFDAPEFIETADIIADVLEAKGSDAAIVAAKTRVAALCARFPMKNFRLLP; encoded by the coding sequence ATGTCTTATCCGTTAATTAGCTCGCAAGACCCTGAACTTTCGGCGGCCCTCAAGGCCGAAGATGACAGGCAAGAGTCGCACCTCGAACTCATCGCCTCAGAGAATTTCGTTTCGAAAACCGTGCTCGAGGCCTATACCTCGACGCTGACGAACAAATACGCCGAGGGTTATCCCGGTAAACGTTATTATGGCGGCTGCGGCCCGTCAGACATGGTTGAGACGCTGGCGATCGAGCGCATCAAAAAGGTCTTCGGCGCGAAATATGCCAACGTGCAGCCTCATTCAGGTGCCTCGGCAAACCTCGCCGCATTCTATGCAGTGCTGCAGCCGGGCGATACGTTTCTCGGTATGGATCTCGCGCATGGTGGCCACCTGACACACGGCAGCGCGGTGAATTTTTCAGGCCTTTACTACAAACCCGTGGCGTACGGCGTCGATGAGAAGACACACCTCATCGACTACGACAGGGTCGAGAAGCTGGCGCACGAGCACCGCCCGCGCATGATCATCGTCGGCGCTTCAGCTTACCCGCGCATCATCGACTTCGCACGCTTTCGTAACATCGCAGACCAGGTCGGTGCAAAGGTCATGGTCGATATGGCACACATTGCGGGCCTTGTGGCGGCAAAGCTGCACCCCTCACCGATCGAACATGCTGACATCGTCACATCGACGACGCACAAGACGCTAAGGGGGCCGCGCGGGGGCATTATTCTCACAAACAGCGAAGATATTATCAAGACGATCAACTCGCGCGTTTTTCCCGGTGTTCAGGGCGGCCCGCTCATGCACGTCATTGCCGCGAAGGCCGCGGCCTTCGGTGAGGCGCTGCAGCCCGAATTCGTCACCTACCAGAAACGCATTCTGCAAAATGCAAAGGCTCTTGCCACGCGGCTCGTGGAGCGCGGCTTTACGCTCGTTTCGGGTGGTACAGACAACCACCTGATGATTGTAAACACGTTTGATACCAAGGGCATTACGGGCAAAGACGCGCAGGCAATGCTCGAGGCCGCGAACATTACCACCAATAAGAACATGCTGCCTTACGACAAAAATAAGCCGGCCGTTTCGAGCGGTATTCGCCTCGGTTCGCCTGCGCTCACAACGCGCGGTTTCGATGCACCCGAGTTTATCGAAACAGCAGACATTATTGCTGACGTGCTCGAGGCCAAAGGCTCTGACGCGGCGATAGTGGCGGCAAAAACGCGGGTTGCTGCGCTCTGCGCCCGCTTCCCGATGAAAAACTTTCGCCTGTTGCCATGA
- the lepB gene encoding signal peptidase I — MKRFYERYFRIRHYLEGNRIAGSVVSLGGLVAFVFAIKTSVLDANNIPSPSMEPTLMIGDFLFVNKMRYTFDLPYTNIHLFRIAYPERGDIVTFTPPQDSMSYVNKTLVKRVVGVPGDTIEVTDHEVTVSGVKYPTRPVMNEPLLKTLADGLTGERERLYEEKMIDAKTGKEVVTHYIMKSRERASDTLMSTPGRKWVIPPGKYLMMGDNRDHSSDGRACDMVETKLRSACKEFNDCMYDTYSNEKTAKDCKRIYDRAQGETWGLIDANQIHGKVYLSYLSVNWGTGGNSELNPIINLWYTITGRFSGVYVRWERVFRRIY, encoded by the coding sequence ATGAAGAGATTCTACGAACGCTATTTTCGCATCAGGCATTACCTCGAAGGCAATCGCATCGCCGGCAGCGTGGTTTCACTCGGTGGACTTGTCGCCTTTGTATTCGCGATCAAAACGAGCGTGCTCGATGCGAACAACATTCCTTCGCCTTCGATGGAGCCGACACTGATGATCGGTGACTTTCTGTTCGTGAATAAGATGCGCTACACGTTCGATTTACCCTATACCAACATACACCTGTTCCGCATCGCATACCCCGAGCGCGGTGACATCGTCACGTTTACGCCGCCGCAAGATTCCATGTCGTACGTGAATAAGACTCTTGTCAAGCGCGTCGTCGGCGTGCCGGGTGACACGATCGAAGTCACCGACCATGAAGTTACAGTGTCTGGCGTCAAATACCCGACGCGGCCAGTCATGAACGAACCGCTGCTCAAGACGCTTGCAGACGGCCTGACCGGCGAGCGCGAAAGGCTCTACGAAGAAAAGATGATCGATGCCAAAACCGGCAAAGAGGTCGTCACTCATTACATCATGAAATCGCGCGAGCGCGCATCCGATACGCTGATGTCGACCCCGGGCCGCAAGTGGGTGATACCGCCGGGAAAATACCTGATGATGGGTGACAACCGCGACCACAGCTCTGACGGGCGCGCCTGCGATATGGTTGAAACCAAACTGCGCTCGGCCTGCAAAGAGTTCAACGACTGTATGTACGACACGTATTCGAACGAAAAAACCGCGAAGGATTGCAAGCGAATCTATGACCGCGCGCAGGGTGAAACCTGGGGGCTCATCGATGCAAACCAGATTCATGGAAAGGTTTATCTGTCGTATTTGTCTGTGAACTGGGGCACTGGCGGCAACAGTGAACTCAATCCAATCATTAACCTCTGGTACACCATCACCGGGCGCTTTTCGGGAGTCTACGTAAGGTGGGAGAGAGTTTTTAGAAGAATCTACTAA
- a CDS encoding FHA domain-containing protein — protein MLAKGTPRQIVLCLIAGGALALSAQGYHNARITSLKQLGDGRIEARVQAATTGDAAESANDVAATFKLKENGVTQDSLKVEKAESESGSRTVLLADLSRSLHRRQFADYKKAALAFVDRLKPGDQVALVTFDRRVFRQANFTSDRELLKNKIRQLKQTGSRTMLYDAILEAHKLLRDVPQQRAIVVYTDGKENASRVVIGDLIELFTANPVPLFVAGRYRSFSLKQVIRLARISGGDAFRAQNSHDLDKVFRYLSRLKTQDFKLTYATRQKPGAALDIEIESALSAASLVRSYTLPHNPAASLGAGESRNESEQSETLHWPTQIRSHMPEILLSLIVILLIAVIIMLFFRRQEINVKVENSNPPAYVAPEDMSLLPARKLPQTKAKLPLDYHHGWLVEKEGPHTGRKYRINWHNISIGFAEDNSIVIDDSTVSARHAKIERQKQKFVLYDLMSEHGTYLNGKKLLRPKELNDFDEISLGRTKLIFRKSAATYERDPDEEN, from the coding sequence ATGCTGGCCAAAGGCACTCCGCGGCAGATCGTTTTATGTCTCATTGCGGGTGGAGCTTTGGCTTTATCGGCGCAGGGCTACCACAATGCCCGCATAACTTCACTGAAACAGCTCGGCGACGGCCGCATCGAAGCGCGCGTTCAGGCCGCCACCACGGGCGATGCCGCTGAATCGGCGAATGACGTCGCTGCAACGTTCAAACTCAAAGAAAACGGTGTCACGCAAGATTCGCTGAAAGTTGAAAAAGCAGAAAGCGAAAGCGGTTCCCGTACTGTGCTGCTCGCCGACCTCAGCCGTTCGCTGCACAGGCGCCAATTTGCCGATTACAAAAAGGCTGCGCTCGCGTTTGTCGATCGCCTGAAGCCGGGCGATCAGGTTGCACTCGTCACCTTCGACCGCCGCGTTTTTCGCCAGGCAAATTTCACCTCTGACCGCGAACTCTTAAAGAACAAAATACGCCAACTCAAACAGACGGGATCGCGCACCATGCTCTATGACGCGATTCTCGAGGCGCACAAGCTGCTGCGCGATGTGCCGCAACAGCGCGCGATCGTTGTTTATACCGATGGCAAAGAAAATGCCTCGCGCGTTGTCATCGGCGATCTGATCGAACTTTTCACCGCGAATCCGGTACCGCTTTTCGTCGCGGGCCGATACCGTTCGTTCTCGCTGAAGCAGGTGATTCGACTCGCCAGAATTTCGGGCGGTGATGCTTTCAGGGCGCAGAACAGCCATGACCTCGATAAGGTTTTTCGCTATCTCAGCCGCCTCAAAACGCAGGATTTCAAACTCACCTATGCCACGCGCCAGAAACCCGGTGCGGCTCTCGATATCGAAATCGAATCGGCTCTCTCGGCGGCAAGCCTCGTGCGCTCTTATACGCTGCCGCATAACCCCGCGGCGTCACTGGGGGCCGGCGAAAGTAGAAACGAGAGCGAACAATCTGAAACATTACACTGGCCTACGCAAATCAGGAGTCACATGCCCGAAATCTTATTATCGCTGATCGTCATTTTGCTGATCGCAGTGATCATTATGCTGTTCTTCAGGCGCCAAGAGATCAATGTCAAAGTCGAGAACTCGAATCCTCCGGCGTATGTAGCGCCCGAAGACATGTCGCTTTTGCCTGCGCGCAAGCTGCCGCAGACCAAGGCAAAGCTGCCGCTCGACTACCACCATGGCTGGCTGGTCGAAAAAGAAGGGCCCCATACCGGTCGAAAATACCGCATCAACTGGCATAACATCAGCATCGGATTTGCCGAAGACAATTCGATCGTGATCGACGACAGCACCGTGTCGGCGCGGCATGCCAAAATTGAGCGGCAAAAACAGAAATTTGTCCTGTACGACCTCATGTCAGAACATGGTACCTACCTCAACGGCAAGAAACTGCTGCGTCCGAAAGAACTGAACGACTTCGACGAAATCAGTCTCGGCAGAACTAAACTTATATTCAGAAAAAGCGCGGCAACGTATGAAAGAGACCCGGACGAAGAAAACTAA